One stretch of Zingiber officinale cultivar Zhangliang chromosome 6B, Zo_v1.1, whole genome shotgun sequence DNA includes these proteins:
- the LOC121991173 gene encoding uncharacterized protein LOC121991173, protein MHCSKGGLGFVWDLDAAARNFLHSHAPRRRRRRPVISTSSPPLLPLVLNSSPERPTHLSSSSSSRCRQTDPTPATPFPLSFSSVARRVVKAGSLLLPLSLPPSGNASPVTATTPFFLLLPVTAISPFPHVKFLPATTTSHPFSLLLLATLPPERLFLLATLPPEKPPTVPPSFAAAQARMSCAFDVGRTSRPSSPVDSGMIVLYLCCIPACEPRLCFDPCIVALRGHVRCHHIRLRATAPSDLAPRPAQPSTLPGPNHSSSVSSESAPWVRALLPPPAVLYFLLLL, encoded by the exons ATGCACTGTAGTAAGGGTGGGCTGGGGTTCGTGTGGGATTTGGATGCCGCCGCCAGAAACTTTCTTCACTCTCATGCTCCTCGCCGGCGCCGACGCCGGCCAGTGATCTCCACCTCTTCTCCTCCCCTTCTCCCCCTCGTGCTCAACTCCTCGCCGGAGAGACCGACccacctttcttcttcttcctcctcgcgaTGCCGTCAGACAGACCCGACGCCGGCGACTCCCTttcctctctccttctcctctgtcGCTCGACGCGTAGTGAAGGCAGGAagccttcttctccctctctcgctGCCACCTTCGGGCAACGCCTCGCCGGTGACGGCCACCactcccttcttcctcctcctcccggTGACGGCCATATCCCCCTTCCCTCACGTGAAGTTCCTCCCGGCGACAACCACATCCCATCCtttctccctcctcctcctcgcaaCACTGCCTCCGGAGAGACTCTTCCTCCTCGCAACACTACCGCCAGAGAAGCCGCCCACCGTTCCTCCTTCCTTCGCTGCTGCTCAAGCACGGATGTCGTGTGCTTTCGATGTGGGTCGGACCTCCAGGCCCTCGTCGCCCGTGGACTCCGGTATGATCGTGCTCTATCTTTGTtgcattccggcctgcgagccgaggttatgttttgatccttgtATCGTTGCCTTACGTGGGCACGTCCGCT GCCACCACATTCGGCTCCGCGCCACCGCGCCATCAGATCTAGCTCCTCGTCCGGCGCAACCATCCACCCTTCCAGGTCCCAACCACTCGAGCAGCGTCTCATCCGAGAGCGCCCCCTGGGTCAGG GCTCTGCTCCCTCCACCCGCGGTGCTCTACTTCCTTCTATTACTATAG